In Pseudomonadota bacterium, the following are encoded in one genomic region:
- a CDS encoding DNA-binding response regulator, translating into MVDGEKVRLMVVDDHTIVREGTSRMLELHSDFTIVGKASSAREAIDMIASAAPDVVLMDINMPGINGIDATRLIKQDWPDVEIIILSMYDEDEYVVEAVKAGATGYLLKDSSQEDLARAIRVVHGGGSLVQPALARRVLKEFAHLAREGPPAAGQNNKALLRELSEREIEVLQYVAQGKSNKEIADALVISEKTVKAHLRTIFRKLEVNDRAQAVAHAMRKGLVE; encoded by the coding sequence ATGGTCGACGGAGAAAAGGTCCGGCTGATGGTGGTCGATGATCACACCATCGTGCGCGAAGGCACATCGCGAATGCTCGAGCTGCACAGCGACTTCACCATCGTGGGGAAGGCCAGCAGCGCCCGTGAAGCCATCGACATGATCGCATCGGCGGCGCCCGACGTGGTGCTCATGGACATCAACATGCCTGGGATCAACGGCATCGATGCCACCCGCCTGATCAAACAGGACTGGCCCGATGTCGAGATCATCATCCTCTCGATGTATGACGAAGACGAATACGTGGTCGAGGCCGTGAAGGCCGGCGCAACCGGCTACCTTCTCAAGGACTCGTCACAGGAAGACCTGGCACGCGCCATCCGCGTCGTTCACGGGGGCGGCTCGCTGGTGCAGCCCGCCCTGGCCCGCCGCGTGCTCAAGGAGTTCGCACACCTCGCGCGGGAAGGCCCGCCGGCCGCGGGGCAAAACAACAAGGCGCTGCTGCGCGAGCTCTCCGAACGCGAGATCGAGGTTCTGCAATACGTGGCCCAGGGAAAATCGAACAAGGAGATCGCTGACGCCCTGGTCATCAGCGAGAAGACGGTGAAGGCGCATCTGCGCACCATCTTCCGCAAGCTCGAGGTGAACGACCGCGCCCAGGCCGTGGCGCACGCCATGAGAAAAGGGCTGGTCGAATAG
- a CDS encoding ABC transporter substrate-binding protein yields MPSPSEKRLIRVGHSPDPDDAFMIYGFASGGVDCGDLVLEHVLADIQTLNEWALEGRLEVTAVSMGAYAHIAERYALLPNGASIGDGYGPIVVARTPELALVGKRIAVPGVNTTAYLVLRLLLEQFEAVPMPFDQIIDAVTAGEVDAGLVIHEGQLTYADAGLHKLVDIGAWWMEREGLPLPLGVDCVRRDLGPELCSRIAGLLGASIAHGMAHRDEAIEFARQYGRGIDPARTHRFVEMYVNHDTLDYGERGREAVRRVLRRGHERGYLPAVASVDFISFPESGKMGARGER; encoded by the coding sequence ATGCCCAGCCCCTCTGAGAAGCGCCTCATTCGCGTGGGTCATAGCCCAGACCCGGACGACGCCTTCATGATCTACGGCTTTGCCTCTGGCGGCGTGGACTGCGGCGATCTCGTCCTCGAGCACGTTCTCGCAGACATCCAGACCCTCAACGAGTGGGCACTCGAAGGTCGTCTCGAGGTCACGGCGGTGTCGATGGGCGCCTACGCGCACATCGCCGAGCGATACGCGCTCCTCCCCAACGGCGCCAGCATCGGCGACGGCTACGGCCCCATCGTTGTGGCCCGCACGCCCGAGCTCGCGCTCGTCGGGAAGCGCATCGCTGTGCCTGGCGTGAACACGACGGCCTACCTCGTCCTGCGACTTCTCCTCGAACAATTCGAGGCGGTTCCGATGCCGTTCGATCAGATCATCGACGCTGTCACCGCGGGCGAGGTCGACGCCGGGCTCGTGATACATGAGGGGCAGCTCACCTACGCCGACGCCGGCCTCCACAAGCTCGTCGACATCGGTGCATGGTGGATGGAGCGCGAAGGGCTTCCGCTGCCCCTCGGGGTCGACTGCGTGCGGCGCGATCTGGGGCCCGAGCTGTGCAGCCGCATCGCGGGGCTGCTGGGCGCCTCCATCGCGCACGGCATGGCGCACCGCGACGAGGCCATCGAGTTTGCGCGCCAGTATGGTCGCGGCATCGACCCGGCCCGCACCCATCGGTTCGTCGAGATGTATGTGAACCACGACACGCTCGACTACGGTGAGCGCGGTCGCGAGGCCGTGCGCCGGGTTCTTCGGCGCGGCCATGAGCGCGGGTATCTCCCCGCGGTGGCGAGTGTTGATTTCATCTCCTTCCCCGAATCGGGGAAGATGGGGGCGAGGGGAGAGCGATGA
- a CDS encoding ribulose 1,5-bisphosphate carboxylase produces the protein MCREQSTALWNRVGVNEDYRPKHAALLVELSDARELEGPSAPTVTGKNKRWWRARARIAHPMLNFGPRLPNMLTAVAGEGAFFTPGVPHVRLEDIHLPPSFLEHFEGPRFGVQGIREILDVHDRPIIAGVIKPNIGMPVEPFAELGYQALRGGADIVKDDEMLADAPYSPLAARAARVYPKVRAASAETGENKLYLMNITDEVHRLVELYEVAVAIGSGHAAVMLNAATIGLSGCRLVTRKARVPVFSHFDMIAPMSRLAFHGVSSRVWTRLQRLVGFDAIIMPGLSDRMHLTPDEVMADFRACLEPMGSIAPALPMPGGSDWAGSVKRMFETFQTPDFGLVPGRGIFGHPGGPAAGARSIREAIDLVARGIDPADPDVQTESIREAFAAFGH, from the coding sequence ATGTGCCGCGAGCAGAGCACCGCCCTCTGGAACCGCGTCGGCGTCAACGAAGACTATCGCCCAAAGCACGCCGCGCTTCTCGTCGAGCTGAGCGACGCCCGCGAGCTCGAAGGCCCCAGCGCACCCACCGTGACGGGCAAGAACAAGCGGTGGTGGCGGGCACGGGCGCGCATCGCCCATCCCATGCTCAACTTCGGTCCGCGACTCCCCAACATGCTCACCGCGGTGGCCGGCGAAGGCGCGTTCTTCACGCCTGGGGTCCCGCACGTGCGTCTTGAAGACATCCATCTCCCCCCCAGCTTCCTCGAGCACTTCGAGGGTCCACGATTCGGCGTACAGGGCATCCGCGAGATTCTCGACGTGCACGACCGTCCGATCATCGCGGGCGTGATCAAGCCCAACATCGGCATGCCCGTCGAGCCCTTCGCCGAGCTCGGGTATCAAGCGTTGCGCGGTGGCGCCGACATCGTCAAGGACGACGAGATGCTTGCCGACGCCCCCTACTCTCCGCTGGCCGCACGCGCCGCGCGCGTGTATCCGAAGGTGCGCGCGGCCAGCGCTGAGACCGGCGAGAACAAGCTGTACCTCATGAACATCACCGATGAGGTGCACCGCCTGGTGGAGCTGTACGAGGTGGCCGTGGCCATCGGCTCCGGGCACGCAGCGGTCATGCTCAACGCCGCGACCATCGGCCTGAGCGGGTGCCGTCTCGTGACGCGGAAGGCGCGCGTTCCGGTCTTCTCCCACTTCGACATGATCGCGCCGATGTCGAGACTGGCGTTCCACGGCGTCAGCTCGCGGGTCTGGACACGCCTGCAGCGTCTTGTGGGCTTCGACGCCATCATCATGCCCGGGCTGTCAGATCGCATGCACCTCACCCCTGACGAGGTGATGGCCGACTTCCGCGCGTGTCTCGAACCCATGGGCAGCATCGCCCCCGCCCTGCCGATGCCCGGCGGAAGCGACTGGGCGGGGAGCGTGAAGCGCATGTTCGAGACGTTCCAGACCCCGGACTTCGGGCTGGTTCCAGGAAGAGGGATCTTCGGCCATCCCGGCGGTCCCGCGGCGGGCGCCAGGAGCATCCGCGAAGCCATCGACCTGGTCGCCCGTGGCATCGATCCCGCCGACCCGGATGTGCAGACCGAGTCGATTCGCGAAGCCTTCGCGGCCTTCGGCCATTGA
- a CDS encoding iron-sulfur cluster assembly accessory protein yields the protein MSADNATVDPTNSDEPRAESAASEPKKPPVQLSDAALEEIKRLRDKKGVDEIVLRVGVKGGGCAGLTYTLTFDTQITEKDTVTEHDGVKLVVDRKSAIFIRGMVLDYSDALIGGGFKFENPNARKSCSCGTSFSA from the coding sequence ATGTCCGCCGACAATGCAACTGTAGACCCCACGAACAGCGACGAGCCGCGCGCCGAGAGCGCGGCCAGCGAGCCGAAGAAGCCGCCGGTGCAGCTCTCTGACGCCGCGCTCGAGGAGATCAAGCGACTTCGCGACAAGAAGGGGGTCGATGAGATCGTTCTGCGCGTGGGCGTAAAGGGCGGCGGCTGCGCCGGCCTCACCTACACCCTCACGTTCGACACCCAGATCACCGAGAAGGACACCGTCACCGAGCACGACGGCGTAAAGCTGGTGGTCGACCGAAAGAGCGCCATCTTCATTCGCGGCATGGTGCTCGACTACTCTGACGCCCTCATCGGCGGGGGGTTCAAGTTCGAGAATCCGAACGCGCGCAAGAGCTGCTCGTGCGGAACCTCGTTCTCCGCCTGA
- a CDS encoding zinc-ribbon domain-containing protein, producing the protein MFCISCGHRNPDEADFCMKCGAKIPRDASADAGNAAHAATAAAPAVSPSSSPGQGDVAHGTAQKPHVPPLPAEQEVWSGAMSLKGMLTWGWVLAFVLPVPIVGGAFYMRARFEGQAWLLSLVSLLPLAVFACKLMVARSTHFRLTTERITVVSGIFSRTSVDLQLIRVADVQFFQSLLGRLLDVGDIRLLTTDKAAPDLVIPGVDQPADFKEKIWNLVRDRRRNLVPMEQLNQSLTAVSGEGPGLF; encoded by the coding sequence ATGTTCTGCATCTCTTGCGGTCATCGGAACCCGGACGAAGCCGACTTCTGCATGAAGTGCGGCGCCAAGATTCCACGCGACGCATCCGCCGACGCGGGGAATGCTGCCCACGCCGCCACCGCCGCCGCTCCTGCGGTGTCGCCCTCGTCGTCGCCAGGGCAGGGTGACGTCGCTCACGGAACCGCGCAGAAACCGCACGTTCCGCCGCTGCCAGCTGAGCAGGAGGTCTGGAGCGGCGCCATGAGCCTGAAAGGCATGCTCACGTGGGGCTGGGTGCTTGCGTTCGTGCTGCCGGTGCCCATCGTCGGGGGGGCGTTCTACATGCGCGCCCGCTTCGAAGGCCAGGCGTGGCTGCTCTCGCTCGTCTCGCTCCTGCCGCTTGCGGTCTTCGCCTGCAAGCTCATGGTTGCCCGTTCAACCCACTTCCGCCTGACCACCGAGCGAATCACGGTGGTCTCGGGCATCTTCTCTCGTACCTCGGTCGACCTGCAGCTGATACGCGTTGCCGACGTGCAGTTCTTTCAGTCGCTTCTGGGGCGCCTGCTCGATGTGGGTGACATTCGCCTTCTCACCACCGACAAGGCGGCTCCCGACCTCGTGATTCCCGGGGTCGACCAGCCGGCCGACTTCAAGGAGAAGATCTGGAACCTCGTTCGCGACAGACGTCGCAACCTGGTGCCGATGGAGCAGCTCAACCAGAGCCTGACAGCGGTGAGCGGCGAGGGCCCTGGGCTGTTCTAG
- a CDS encoding CoA pyrophosphatase: MGQAQHKTEPNARRLYHRASGPCQGPSPTGRGLHSRREGSAVSTRIPPSSTPSAPPPHPHAPAESGSVAFPPKETFEQIRRTLTTRERRVIDPPRLRPAAVLVPLFEADGDLHVLLTLRTETVGHHKGQVSFPGGGRHDDDHDLLATALRESHEEIGLPASQVEVLGALDDVPTISSFQVTPWVARIAWPVALVASPDETAEIFSVPLQRLLDPTLCRLEERTVGDRRYYPVHHFTGGKHVIWGLTGHILARLLEVAFNWRQNTPPPRWAYRNREARLENISDSYGRL; this comes from the coding sequence ATGGGGCAGGCTCAGCACAAGACCGAGCCGAATGCCCGCAGATTATACCACAGGGCCTCCGGCCCTTGTCAAGGACCTTCCCCCACAGGAAGGGGACTTCACAGCCGTCGAGAAGGCAGCGCCGTGAGCACCCGCATCCCTCCGTCCTCTACGCCCTCGGCCCCTCCACCACATCCTCACGCACCCGCCGAGAGCGGTTCCGTCGCCTTCCCACCGAAAGAGACGTTCGAACAGATCCGGCGCACGCTGACCACGCGCGAGCGCCGCGTCATCGACCCTCCCCGCCTGCGGCCGGCCGCCGTGCTCGTACCCCTGTTCGAAGCTGACGGCGACCTGCACGTTCTGCTCACCCTTCGCACCGAGACCGTGGGGCACCACAAGGGACAGGTCTCCTTCCCGGGGGGTGGACGCCACGATGACGACCACGACCTGCTCGCCACGGCATTGCGCGAGAGCCACGAGGAGATCGGACTACCCGCCTCGCAGGTCGAGGTTCTCGGGGCCCTCGACGACGTGCCGACCATCTCTTCGTTCCAGGTCACCCCATGGGTGGCACGAATCGCCTGGCCCGTCGCGCTGGTCGCGAGCCCGGACGAGACCGCAGAGATCTTCAGCGTTCCGCTCCAGCGCCTCCTCGACCCGACGCTCTGCCGTCTCGAGGAACGAACGGTGGGCGACCGCCGCTACTACCCCGTGCACCACTTCACGGGCGGCAAGCACGTCATCTGGGGGCTGACAGGACACATCCTCGCCCGCCTGCTGGAGGTGGCCTTCAACTGGCGCCAGAACACCCCGCCCCCGCGCTGGGCATACAGGAACCGAGAGGCCCGACTGGAGAATATCTCCGACTCATACGGTCGCCTTTAG
- a CDS encoding Rrf2 family transcriptional regulator — protein MLVLSMQTDYAILALGHLWRASSDRLVTAREISARYGIPPELMAKILQRLAREGLVRATPGAAGGYALLARLDETSVADVLRVIEGPLHIVRCTGDTCCNIAASCDIIEPMRMVQDRVVATLEQIRVSELVCQEVAAS, from the coding sequence ATGCTCGTCCTGTCGATGCAGACCGACTACGCCATACTGGCGCTCGGGCATCTGTGGCGTGCCTCCTCTGATCGCCTCGTGACGGCCCGCGAGATCTCTGCGCGCTACGGCATCCCCCCGGAGCTCATGGCCAAGATCCTCCAGCGGCTTGCGCGAGAGGGGCTGGTTCGAGCAACCCCTGGCGCCGCGGGCGGCTACGCTCTTCTCGCTCGCCTCGACGAGACCTCGGTGGCTGACGTCCTGCGGGTCATCGAAGGCCCCCTGCACATCGTGCGCTGCACGGGCGACACCTGCTGCAACATCGCCGCCAGCTGTGACATCATCGAGCCCATGCGCATGGTTCAGGATCGCGTCGTCGCAACCCTAGAGCAGATCCGGGTCAGCGAGCTGGTGTGCCAGGAGGTCGCAGCCTCGTGA
- a CDS encoding pyridoxal phosphate-dependent aminotransferase, producing MPLPQIARDVRAWARTDANPLTAALQKAREEARDIIDLAGAMAHENGLVPPPERLRGLADDAVSRALRYRPDPRGQRDAREAVAAFYQRRGLATHPDQILLTPGSSVGYLCLLRALCNAGDEVLVPQPGYPLFDDLCTFAGARQRYYHLRDDGGHWRIDLEDLAFQITPRTRVVALVSPHNPLGVVLSANELAAIASLCEKHGMTLVFDEVFSEYIASPFLPRPQGGCVTVLLNGLSKMLWLPGLKVGWMRVSEGASDLLDVLEYAGDLLLPVSEIGQAMTAGLLETADGDAASFAVEIARRRDRVIEVLGHPVVPSQGGVYVCVPVDGDDDEVALRALENGVAVHPGHYYALDGHVVFTCLANESRLVEGARRLRETLAAR from the coding sequence ATGCCGCTTCCGCAGATTGCCCGAGACGTGCGCGCCTGGGCGCGAACCGACGCCAATCCCCTTACCGCGGCGCTTCAAAAAGCGCGCGAAGAGGCGCGTGACATCATTGACCTGGCGGGAGCCATGGCGCATGAGAACGGTCTCGTTCCACCGCCCGAACGGCTGCGAGGGCTCGCCGACGATGCGGTATCTCGCGCACTGCGCTATCGACCGGATCCACGCGGTCAGCGTGATGCCCGGGAAGCGGTCGCGGCCTTCTACCAGCGCCGTGGACTGGCCACGCACCCCGATCAGATACTCCTGACCCCTGGCAGCAGTGTGGGCTACCTCTGCCTTCTGCGAGCGCTGTGCAACGCGGGCGACGAGGTGCTCGTCCCTCAGCCCGGGTACCCCCTGTTCGACGATCTCTGCACATTTGCGGGCGCCCGTCAGCGCTACTATCATCTGCGAGACGACGGCGGGCACTGGCGCATCGATCTGGAAGACCTGGCCTTCCAGATCACGCCCCGCACGCGCGTGGTGGCCCTCGTCTCACCGCACAACCCGCTGGGCGTCGTGCTGTCTGCGAACGAGCTTGCGGCGATTGCGTCGCTGTGCGAGAAGCACGGCATGACCCTGGTCTTCGATGAGGTCTTCTCCGAGTACATCGCTTCGCCGTTCCTGCCTCGTCCGCAGGGGGGCTGCGTCACCGTTCTGCTCAACGGACTCTCCAAGATGCTCTGGTTGCCCGGGCTGAAGGTCGGCTGGATGCGGGTGAGCGAAGGCGCCTCAGACCTGCTCGATGTGCTCGAGTACGCGGGGGATCTGCTGCTGCCCGTCTCCGAGATCGGGCAGGCCATGACGGCAGGGCTCCTCGAGACCGCTGACGGCGACGCGGCGTCTTTCGCCGTCGAGATCGCGCGTCGGCGTGACCGCGTGATCGAGGTGCTCGGCCATCCGGTGGTGCCGAGCCAGGGCGGCGTGTATGTCTGCGTTCCGGTGGACGGCGACGACGACGAGGTCGCCTTGCGGGCGCTCGAGAACGGCGTTGCAGTGCATCCTGGCCACTACTACGCGCTCGACGGGCATGTTGTCTTCACCTGTCTGGCCAACGAGTCCCGACTCGTCGAAGGGGCTCGTCGCCTTCGCGAGACACTTGCCGCGCGCTGA
- a CDS encoding aminotransferase class V-fold PLP-dependent enzyme translates to MIYLDNHATTCVDPRVLETMLPFFCESYGNAASRGHAFGWRAEEHVEIAREQVAALIGAEPREIIFTSGATESDNLAILGVAKASAAQGDHIVTVSTEHKAVLDTCAHLSDNGLRVTLVPVDSEGLVSTARIEEAITDRTVLVSVMTANNEIGVIAPVRDIGAICRARGVLFHTDAAQAAGRIALDVNAMNVDLMSLSAHKMHGPKGVGALYVRRRRPRVTLAPLLHGGGHERGLRSGTLDVPGIVGFGAAAALAQTLLDSEPSRLRTLRDQLLERLVAGLDDVEVNGSMTHRLVNNLNISIAHVDGEALITDLSRSVAVSSGSACTSATLAPSHVLRALGLPDERAHGSLRFGLSRFTTEAEIERAATRVIESAMRLREMSPMPLPIKKAQGQPAAQAQAEALHANPSQEVPPCPPTMQL, encoded by the coding sequence ATGATCTATCTCGACAACCACGCCACGACATGCGTCGATCCGCGCGTGCTCGAAACCATGCTTCCGTTCTTCTGCGAATCGTACGGCAACGCGGCCAGCCGAGGCCACGCCTTCGGCTGGCGAGCCGAGGAGCACGTCGAGATCGCCCGGGAGCAGGTCGCCGCGCTCATCGGCGCGGAGCCACGCGAGATCATCTTCACCAGCGGGGCCACCGAATCAGACAATCTTGCCATACTGGGCGTCGCGAAGGCAAGCGCAGCGCAAGGCGACCACATCGTCACGGTGAGCACCGAGCACAAGGCCGTGCTCGACACCTGCGCCCATCTCTCAGACAACGGCTTGCGCGTGACGCTGGTGCCCGTCGACTCCGAAGGGCTCGTCTCGACCGCGCGCATCGAGGAGGCCATCACCGACCGCACGGTTCTCGTGTCGGTCATGACCGCCAACAACGAGATCGGCGTCATCGCCCCCGTGCGCGACATCGGCGCCATCTGCCGTGCGCGTGGGGTGCTCTTCCACACCGACGCGGCACAGGCCGCGGGACGCATCGCACTCGACGTGAACGCCATGAACGTAGACCTCATGTCGCTCTCCGCGCACAAGATGCACGGTCCCAAGGGAGTGGGCGCCCTCTACGTGCGACGGCGTCGCCCCCGCGTGACCCTCGCGCCGCTGCTGCATGGCGGCGGGCACGAGCGAGGACTGCGGAGCGGCACCCTCGATGTGCCCGGAATCGTGGGGTTCGGCGCTGCCGCGGCGCTGGCGCAGACCCTGCTCGATTCCGAGCCCTCCCGCCTGCGCACCCTGCGTGACCAGCTGCTCGAGCGGCTGGTCGCCGGTCTCGACGACGTCGAGGTGAACGGCTCGATGACCCATCGCCTCGTGAACAACCTCAACATCAGCATCGCGCACGTCGACGGAGAAGCCCTCATCACCGACCTCTCGAGAAGCGTCGCTGTGTCGAGCGGCTCGGCCTGCACCTCGGCCACCCTTGCCCCCTCGCACGTGCTGCGCGCCCTCGGGCTGCCAGACGAGCGCGCCCACGGCTCGCTGCGCTTCGGGCTCAGCCGCTTCACCACGGAGGCCGAGATCGAGCGCGCCGCAACACGGGTCATCGAGAGCGCAATGCGTCTGCGCGAGATGTCGCCGATGCCTCTCCCCATCAAGAAAGCACAGGGCCAGCCTGCCGCGCAGGCGCAGGCCGAGGCCCTACACGCCAATCCATCACAGGAGGTCCCCCCATGTCCGCCGACAATGCAACTGTAG
- a CDS encoding response regulator: MSRGRILVADDNPDIVRLVEVNLQFEQYATISAHSGEEALELARRERPDLILLDVMMGSSMDGWQVLGALKADASTVHIPVVIMTGSSIRDRRERELVEEVASYIPKPFNPALLLEVVNDLVGEKPVAADPPLPEPSGTIRVALIDGGEDAAHLLQNLMGVPSVEVVAVVGPPAADAAGLAAALNLPVHASLDALPANLAIDLFVDSRATDDPALRTRASRTSAEILRGRALAFLGEMLAARDASHVKERDLVRELKDRVDELTILNDVARLVAASLSLADVCEQALRLTLRIGGLNGGAVLVYEEREERFVPVARVGLSARFDSKARLPLSDPLVAEMLTLRHALTVSEMDERFPSLLMGAAVNEGLASMACLPLTLKDKVIGLLVTGTRERYTFRSEELVVLTSVASQIAMVIENTRLQQASREKQALIEKLLGKVVAGQEDERKRLASEIHDSVAQSLAAMLSNIQVCQALLGAGAVDEVKEQLAATRSIIADSVREVRTIIFNLRPSSLDDLGLVPSIENYLKRFTRENGVESSLDAKDMPARRLPSTLETTIFRVVQESLTNVKKHARARTVKVRLGADATHVSVTVVDDGCGFDAQEMSDKFRRGESHGVEGMRERTAFLGGSMRVQSRKGEGTAVVFELPLPRASASEEASAEDGSLVVQLAALNAVDDALARLGERALETASEPARAVEAGGTTVDTSDGQR; encoded by the coding sequence GTGTCGAGAGGACGCATACTCGTCGCGGACGACAATCCCGACATCGTGCGTCTGGTGGAAGTGAATCTCCAGTTCGAGCAGTACGCTACCATCTCGGCCCACAGCGGGGAAGAAGCGCTCGAGCTGGCGCGACGAGAGCGTCCAGACCTCATTCTCCTCGATGTGATGATGGGGTCGAGCATGGACGGCTGGCAGGTGCTGGGCGCCCTCAAGGCCGATGCGTCGACGGTTCACATCCCCGTGGTGATCATGACCGGGTCATCGATCCGGGACCGTCGGGAGCGCGAGCTCGTGGAAGAGGTCGCTTCCTACATCCCCAAACCGTTCAACCCGGCCCTGCTCCTCGAAGTGGTGAACGATCTCGTCGGTGAGAAGCCTGTTGCCGCCGACCCTCCTCTCCCTGAGCCCTCCGGAACGATCCGCGTGGCGCTCATCGATGGCGGTGAAGATGCGGCCCATCTGCTGCAGAACCTGATGGGCGTGCCCTCGGTAGAGGTGGTCGCGGTGGTAGGCCCTCCAGCCGCCGATGCGGCCGGCCTTGCGGCTGCCCTGAACCTGCCGGTTCACGCCAGTCTCGACGCGCTTCCCGCAAACCTTGCCATCGACCTCTTCGTAGACAGCCGCGCCACCGACGACCCCGCCCTTCGCACCCGCGCCAGCCGAACCTCCGCGGAGATCCTCCGAGGACGCGCGCTGGCGTTCCTGGGGGAGATGCTGGCGGCAAGAGACGCCAGTCACGTGAAGGAGCGCGACCTGGTGCGAGAGCTCAAGGATCGCGTTGACGAGCTCACCATCCTCAACGACGTCGCGCGTCTCGTGGCTGCTTCGCTGAGCCTCGCCGATGTGTGCGAGCAGGCCCTGCGGCTCACCTTGCGCATCGGGGGGCTGAACGGTGGCGCGGTGCTCGTGTACGAAGAGCGCGAGGAGCGCTTTGTGCCTGTCGCGCGTGTCGGCCTCTCTGCCCGCTTCGACTCGAAGGCCCGACTTCCGCTCTCAGACCCGCTGGTGGCCGAGATGCTGACCTTGCGGCACGCACTCACCGTTTCAGAGATGGACGAACGCTTCCCGTCGCTTCTCATGGGCGCTGCCGTGAACGAAGGGCTGGCGAGCATGGCCTGCCTCCCTCTCACCCTCAAGGACAAGGTCATCGGCCTTCTCGTCACGGGAACCCGCGAGCGCTACACATTCCGCTCCGAGGAGCTCGTGGTTCTCACAAGTGTGGCGTCGCAGATCGCCATGGTCATCGAGAACACGCGGCTGCAGCAGGCGTCACGTGAGAAGCAGGCCCTCATCGAGAAGCTCCTCGGCAAGGTGGTGGCGGGTCAGGAAGATGAGCGCAAGCGCCTCGCCTCCGAGATCCACGACAGCGTCGCACAGTCGCTCGCGGCCATGCTCTCCAACATCCAGGTCTGCCAGGCGCTGCTGGGCGCAGGCGCCGTCGACGAGGTGAAGGAGCAGCTGGCCGCCACGCGATCCATCATTGCCGACAGCGTGCGCGAGGTTCGCACCATCATCTTCAACCTGCGCCCCTCGTCCCTCGACGACCTTGGGCTGGTGCCCTCGATCGAGAACTACCTCAAGCGCTTCACCCGTGAGAACGGGGTGGAGTCGAGCCTTGACGCCAAGGACATGCCCGCCCGTCGACTGCCATCCACCTTGGAGACCACCATCTTCCGCGTGGTCCAGGAGTCGCTCACCAACGTCAAGAAGCACGCCCGTGCGAGAACTGTAAAGGTTCGACTGGGTGCCGACGCCACACACGTCTCGGTAACGGTGGTCGACGACGGTTGCGGCTTCGACGCCCAGGAGATGTCTGACAAGTTCAGGCGAGGAGAATCACACGGGGTAGAGGGCATGCGCGAGCGCACCGCGTTCCTGGGAGGTTCGATGCGCGTGCAGAGCCGAAAGGGCGAAGGTACCGCGGTGGTCTTCGAGCTCCCGCTGCCGCGAGCCTCGGCCTCGGAAGAGGCTTCCGCTGAAGACGGGAGCCTGGTGGTTCAACTGGCCGCGCTCAACGCCGTCGACGACGCCCTCGCAAGGCTGGGGGAGCGCGCCCTCGAAACAGCATCAGAGCCGGCCCGAGCCGTCGAGGCCGGTGGTACCACGGTTGATACGTCCGACGGTCAACGATAG